A single region of the Brachypodium distachyon strain Bd21 chromosome 3, Brachypodium_distachyon_v3.0, whole genome shotgun sequence genome encodes:
- the LOC100835038 gene encoding succinate--CoA ligase [ADP-forming] subunit beta, mitochondrial isoform X1, whose product MVRGSLGKLASRALSVAGKWQHQQLRRLNIHEYQGAELMGKYGINVPKGAVVGSVQEVKEVLNKVFPSEKEGYLQTLLLRRNILFFSSNGPRSRGGLQMVWAIGPGSALPVLIQLCLKMTPLQIVVKSQILAGGRGLGTFKSGLQGGVHIVKAEEAEGLAAKMLNQILVTKQTGPQGKVVGKVYLCEKMSLVNEMYFAITLDRKTAGPLIIACSKGGTSIEDLAEKYPDMIIKVPIDVFKGITDEDAGKVVDGLAPKTADRQASIEQIKKLYELFCKSDCTMLEINPLAETADKKLVAADAKLNFDDNAAFRQKEIFALRDTTQEDPREVAAAKADLNYIGLDGEIGCMVNGAGLAMATMDIIKLHGGTPANFLDVGGSASEGQVVEAFKILTSDDRVKAILVNIFGGIMKCDVIASGIVNAAKQVDLKVPVVVRLEGTNVDQGKRILKESGMALITAEDLDDAAEKAVKAYIK is encoded by the exons ATGGTTCGCGGATCGCTCGGCAAGTTGGCCTCCCGCGCCCTCTCCGTCGCCGGCAaatggcagcaccagcagctcCGCCGCCTCAACATCCACGAGTACCAG GGTGCGGAGTTGATGGGGAAGTACGGGATCAACGTGCCCAAGGGTGCGGTGGTGGGGTCAGTCCAGGAGGTGAAAGAAGTTCTGAACAAGGTCTTCCCCAGCGAGAAAGAG GGCTATCTCCAAACTTTATTACTGCGACGGAATATTCTATTTTTCTCAAGCAATGGACCAAGGAGTCGAGGTGGTCTT CAGATGGTTTGGGCAATTGGGCCAGGCAGTGCACTCCCAGTATTAA tTCAATTGTGTTTAAAGATGACACCACTGCAGATAGTTGTTAAAAGCCAAATCCTTGCTGGTGGCCGTGGATTGGGAACTTTTAAAAGTGGACTGCAGGGTGGCGTTCATATTGTCAAGGCCGAGGAAGCTGAAGGCCTTGCCG CTAAAATGCTTAACCAGATTCTCGTAACAAAACAAACTGGTCCGCAGGGGAAGGTTGTGGGCAAG GTCTACTTATGTGAGAAAATGTCGCTTGTTAATGAGATGTACTTCGCTATCACCCTTGATAGAAAGACCGCTGGTCCG CTCATTATAGCTTGCAGCAAGGGAGGAACCAGCATTGAAGATCTTGCAGAGAAGTATCCTGATATGATAATTAAG GTTCCTATTGATGTATTCAAGGGAATCACAGATGAAGATGCAGGTAAAGTTGTTGATGGTCTGGCACCAAAGACAGCTGACAGGCAAGCTTCTATAGAACAGATTAAGAAGCTATATGAACTTTTCTGCAAGAGCGACTGTACAATGCTGGAG ATAAATCCTCTGGCTGAGACAGCTGACAAAAAGCTAGTTGCAGCTGATGCGAAGTTGAACTTTGATGATAATGCTGCATTTAGGCAGAAAGAAATATTTGCGCTGCGTGATACAACACAGGAAGACCCCAGAGAG GTGGCTGCCGCTAAAGCAGATTTGAACTATATTGGGCTTGATGGAGAGATTGGTTGCATGGTGAATGGTGCAGGATTGGCAATGGCTACAATGGATATTATTAAGTTGCATGGTGGTACACCTGCCAATTTTCTTGATGTTGGTGGGAGTGCATCGGAGGGACAG GTCGTGGAAGCATTTAAGATATTGACTTCAGATGATAGAGTGAAGGCTATTCTAGTCAACATTTTTGGGGGTATCATGAAATGTGATGTGATAGCAAGTGGAATAGTAAATGCAGCAAAACAG GTTGACCTTAAGGTGCCTGTTGTTGTTCGGCTAGAAGGCACCAATGTAGACCAAGGGAAGAGGATTCTTAAG GAGAGTGGAATGGCATTGATCACTGCAGAGGATCTTGATGACGCTGCCGAGAAAGCTGTAAAAGCATATATCAAATGA
- the LOC100835038 gene encoding succinate--CoA ligase [ADP-forming] subunit beta, mitochondrial isoform X3: MVRGSLGKLASRALSVAGKWQHQQLRRLNIHEYQGAELMGKYGINVPKGAVVGSVQEVKEVLNKVFPSEKEIVVKSQILAGGRGLGTFKSGLQGGVHIVKAEEAEGLAAKMLNQILVTKQTGPQGKVVGKVYLCEKMSLVNEMYFAITLDRKTAGPLIIACSKGGTSIEDLAEKYPDMIIKVPIDVFKGITDEDAGKVVDGLAPKTADRQASIEQIKKLYELFCKSDCTMLEINPLAETADKKLVAADAKLNFDDNAAFRQKEIFALRDTTQEDPREVAAAKADLNYIGLDGEIGCMVNGAGLAMATMDIIKLHGGTPANFLDVGGSASEGQVVEAFKILTSDDRVKAILVNIFGGIMKCDVIASGIVNAAKQVDLKVPVVVRLEGTNVDQGKRILKESGMALITAEDLDDAAEKAVKAYIK, translated from the exons ATGGTTCGCGGATCGCTCGGCAAGTTGGCCTCCCGCGCCCTCTCCGTCGCCGGCAaatggcagcaccagcagctcCGCCGCCTCAACATCCACGAGTACCAG GGTGCGGAGTTGATGGGGAAGTACGGGATCAACGTGCCCAAGGGTGCGGTGGTGGGGTCAGTCCAGGAGGTGAAAGAAGTTCTGAACAAGGTCTTCCCCAGCGAGAAAGAG ATAGTTGTTAAAAGCCAAATCCTTGCTGGTGGCCGTGGATTGGGAACTTTTAAAAGTGGACTGCAGGGTGGCGTTCATATTGTCAAGGCCGAGGAAGCTGAAGGCCTTGCCG CTAAAATGCTTAACCAGATTCTCGTAACAAAACAAACTGGTCCGCAGGGGAAGGTTGTGGGCAAG GTCTACTTATGTGAGAAAATGTCGCTTGTTAATGAGATGTACTTCGCTATCACCCTTGATAGAAAGACCGCTGGTCCG CTCATTATAGCTTGCAGCAAGGGAGGAACCAGCATTGAAGATCTTGCAGAGAAGTATCCTGATATGATAATTAAG GTTCCTATTGATGTATTCAAGGGAATCACAGATGAAGATGCAGGTAAAGTTGTTGATGGTCTGGCACCAAAGACAGCTGACAGGCAAGCTTCTATAGAACAGATTAAGAAGCTATATGAACTTTTCTGCAAGAGCGACTGTACAATGCTGGAG ATAAATCCTCTGGCTGAGACAGCTGACAAAAAGCTAGTTGCAGCTGATGCGAAGTTGAACTTTGATGATAATGCTGCATTTAGGCAGAAAGAAATATTTGCGCTGCGTGATACAACACAGGAAGACCCCAGAGAG GTGGCTGCCGCTAAAGCAGATTTGAACTATATTGGGCTTGATGGAGAGATTGGTTGCATGGTGAATGGTGCAGGATTGGCAATGGCTACAATGGATATTATTAAGTTGCATGGTGGTACACCTGCCAATTTTCTTGATGTTGGTGGGAGTGCATCGGAGGGACAG GTCGTGGAAGCATTTAAGATATTGACTTCAGATGATAGAGTGAAGGCTATTCTAGTCAACATTTTTGGGGGTATCATGAAATGTGATGTGATAGCAAGTGGAATAGTAAATGCAGCAAAACAG GTTGACCTTAAGGTGCCTGTTGTTGTTCGGCTAGAAGGCACCAATGTAGACCAAGGGAAGAGGATTCTTAAG GAGAGTGGAATGGCATTGATCACTGCAGAGGATCTTGATGACGCTGCCGAGAAAGCTGTAAAAGCATATATCAAATGA
- the LOC100835038 gene encoding succinate--CoA ligase [ADP-forming] subunit beta, mitochondrial isoform X2, whose product MVRGSLGKLASRALSVAGKWQHQQLRRLNIHEYQGAELMGKYGINVPKGAVVGSVQEVKEVLNKVFPSEKEGYLQTLLLRRNILFFSSNGPRSRGGLMVWAIGPGSALPVLIQLCLKMTPLQIVVKSQILAGGRGLGTFKSGLQGGVHIVKAEEAEGLAAKMLNQILVTKQTGPQGKVVGKVYLCEKMSLVNEMYFAITLDRKTAGPLIIACSKGGTSIEDLAEKYPDMIIKVPIDVFKGITDEDAGKVVDGLAPKTADRQASIEQIKKLYELFCKSDCTMLEINPLAETADKKLVAADAKLNFDDNAAFRQKEIFALRDTTQEDPREVAAAKADLNYIGLDGEIGCMVNGAGLAMATMDIIKLHGGTPANFLDVGGSASEGQVVEAFKILTSDDRVKAILVNIFGGIMKCDVIASGIVNAAKQVDLKVPVVVRLEGTNVDQGKRILKESGMALITAEDLDDAAEKAVKAYIK is encoded by the exons ATGGTTCGCGGATCGCTCGGCAAGTTGGCCTCCCGCGCCCTCTCCGTCGCCGGCAaatggcagcaccagcagctcCGCCGCCTCAACATCCACGAGTACCAG GGTGCGGAGTTGATGGGGAAGTACGGGATCAACGTGCCCAAGGGTGCGGTGGTGGGGTCAGTCCAGGAGGTGAAAGAAGTTCTGAACAAGGTCTTCCCCAGCGAGAAAGAG GGCTATCTCCAAACTTTATTACTGCGACGGAATATTCTATTTTTCTCAAGCAATGGACCAAGGAGTCGAGGTGGTCTT ATGGTTTGGGCAATTGGGCCAGGCAGTGCACTCCCAGTATTAA tTCAATTGTGTTTAAAGATGACACCACTGCAGATAGTTGTTAAAAGCCAAATCCTTGCTGGTGGCCGTGGATTGGGAACTTTTAAAAGTGGACTGCAGGGTGGCGTTCATATTGTCAAGGCCGAGGAAGCTGAAGGCCTTGCCG CTAAAATGCTTAACCAGATTCTCGTAACAAAACAAACTGGTCCGCAGGGGAAGGTTGTGGGCAAG GTCTACTTATGTGAGAAAATGTCGCTTGTTAATGAGATGTACTTCGCTATCACCCTTGATAGAAAGACCGCTGGTCCG CTCATTATAGCTTGCAGCAAGGGAGGAACCAGCATTGAAGATCTTGCAGAGAAGTATCCTGATATGATAATTAAG GTTCCTATTGATGTATTCAAGGGAATCACAGATGAAGATGCAGGTAAAGTTGTTGATGGTCTGGCACCAAAGACAGCTGACAGGCAAGCTTCTATAGAACAGATTAAGAAGCTATATGAACTTTTCTGCAAGAGCGACTGTACAATGCTGGAG ATAAATCCTCTGGCTGAGACAGCTGACAAAAAGCTAGTTGCAGCTGATGCGAAGTTGAACTTTGATGATAATGCTGCATTTAGGCAGAAAGAAATATTTGCGCTGCGTGATACAACACAGGAAGACCCCAGAGAG GTGGCTGCCGCTAAAGCAGATTTGAACTATATTGGGCTTGATGGAGAGATTGGTTGCATGGTGAATGGTGCAGGATTGGCAATGGCTACAATGGATATTATTAAGTTGCATGGTGGTACACCTGCCAATTTTCTTGATGTTGGTGGGAGTGCATCGGAGGGACAG GTCGTGGAAGCATTTAAGATATTGACTTCAGATGATAGAGTGAAGGCTATTCTAGTCAACATTTTTGGGGGTATCATGAAATGTGATGTGATAGCAAGTGGAATAGTAAATGCAGCAAAACAG GTTGACCTTAAGGTGCCTGTTGTTGTTCGGCTAGAAGGCACCAATGTAGACCAAGGGAAGAGGATTCTTAAG GAGAGTGGAATGGCATTGATCACTGCAGAGGATCTTGATGACGCTGCCGAGAAAGCTGTAAAAGCATATATCAAATGA
- the LOC100835348 gene encoding long-chain-alcohol oxidase FAO2, giving the protein MEEAKKQRMRQGHPLLRGGGGVSRSSYTHGFSATQMLALTAACGALVPSLPPDDAGSKAVREFFLASAADPPVPDEVAQLMSAMCLREALALIRTLLWLLGTRLGTLALCGSRCLSWQAPFVRRFAEMPVERREDALRRWSRETVLPPLRLFFLLLKVFCLYVFYSRIDENSENPHWGAIGYTPATDEASAEEEEEKEQPTTKRPLDDGVVETIHHTDASLPACLADKGLTVTEDAARNLFRVECDVAIVGSGCGGGVTAAVLAAAGHKVVVIEKGSYFTSKDYTSIEGPSMRQLYESGGFVSTLSGSGLILAGSTVGGGSAVNWSACIKTPESVRGEWAGAHGGLPLFASPEYTAAMDAVFRRLGVTSGCQEEGLQNKVLRKGCEKLGYKVEPVSRNSSEGHFCGSCGYGCRTGDKRGTDTTWLVDAVRRGAVILTGCKAEKLLFSDYATAMTSAEKKKKKRCVGVVVATSSNPAITRKVEVRAKVTVSACGSLLTPVLLRDSGLANPHIGKNLHLHPTAMAWGYFPEDTRPDLKGKMYEGGIITSIHKVEGVDGVPPRAILETPLMGVAAAGTQFPWVSGRDMKERMLKYGRSVHIFSLVRDRGSGTVHGERRIAYHMDPADRENQREGLRRALRVLVAAGATEIGTHRSDGQRMKCKGATEEEVEEFLDGVTVLRGPQSKSENWSLCCTAHQMGSCRMAATALDGAVDARGESWEAERLYVCDASVLPSAVGVNPMITIQAVAYCLANGIAEQLKRDLASGKN; this is encoded by the exons ATGGAAGAGGCCAAGAAGCAGAGGATGAGGCAGGGCCACCCTCTCctgaggggaggaggaggcgtctCCAGGTCGAGCTACACGCATGGCTTCTCCGCCACCCAGATGCTGGCGCTCACCGCCGCGTGCGGCGCGCTGGTcccgtcgctgccgccggacGACGCCGGCAGCAAGGCCGTCCGGGAGTTCTTCCTCGCGTCCGCCGCCGATCCGCCCGTCCCCGACGAG gtGGCGCAGCTGATGTCGGCGATGTGCCTCCGGGAGGCGCTGGCGCTGATCCGGACGCTGCTGTGGCTGCTGGGCACGCGGCTGGGGACGCTGGCCCTGTGCGGCTCCCGGTGCCTGTCGTGGCAGGCGCCCTTTGTGCGGAGGTTCGCGGAGATGCCGGTGGAGCGGCGGGAGGACGCGCTGCGCCGGTGGAGCCGGGAGACcgtgctcccgccgctgcgcctcttcttcctcctacTCAAGGTCTTCTGCCTCTACGTCTTCTACTCCAGG ATCGACGAGAACTCGGAGAACCCTCACTGGGGAGCCATCGGGTACACCCCGGCCACCGACGAGGCTtcggcagaagaagaagaagaaaaagagcaGCCGACTACCAAACGGCCACTCGACGACGGGGTGGTCGAGACCATCCACCACACCGACGCGTCCCTCCCGGCGTGCCTCGCGGACAAGGGCCTCACGGTGACCGAGGACGCGGCGCGAAATCTGTTCCGGGTGGAGTGCGACGTCGCCATCGTCGGGTCAGGGTGCGGCGGGGGCGTgaccgccgccgtgctcgcgGCAGCTGGGCACAAGGTGGTGGTGATCGAGAAGGGCAGCTACTTCACGTCCAAGGACTACACGTCCATCGAGGGCCCGTCGATGAGGCAGCTGTACGAATCCGGCGGGTTCGTGAGCACGCTGAGCGGCAGCGGGCTGATCCTGGCCGGCTCcacggtcggcggcggctcggccgTGAACTGGTCGGCATGCATCAAGACGCCGGAGAGCGTGCGCGGGGAGTGGGCGGGCGCGCACGGCGGGCTCCCGCTGTTCGCGAGCCCCGAGTACACcgcggccatggacgccgtGTTCAGGCGGCTGGGCGTGACGTCCGGGTGCCAGGAGGAGGGGCTCCAGAACAAGGTGCTGCGCAAGGGGTGCGAGAAGCTGGGGTACAAGGTGGAGCCGGTGTCGAGGAACTCGTCGGAGGGCCACTTCTGCGGCAGCTGCGGCTACGGCTGCCGCACCGGGGACAAGCGCGGCACGGACACCACGTGGCTCGTCGACGCCGTGCGCCGTGGCGCGGTGATCCTGACCGGGTGCAAGGCGGAGAAGCTGCTGTTCAGCGATTATGCCACCGCTATGACGAGcgcggagaagaagaagaagaagagatgcGTCGGCGTGGTTGTTGCCACGAGCTCCAACCCGGCGATCACGAGGAAGGTTGAGGTGCGCGCCAAGGTGACCGTCTCGGCGTGCGGCTCGCTATTGACGCCAGTGCTACTGCGGGACAGCGGGCTCGCCAACCCGCACATCGGCAAGAACCTCCACCTGCACCCGACCGCCATGGCGTGGGGCTACTTCCCGGAGGACACGAGGCCAGACCTCAAAGGCAAGATGTACGAGGGCGGCATCATCACGTCCATCCACAAGGTGGAGGGCGTGGACGGGGTGCCGCCCCGGGCCATCCTGGAGACGCCGCTGATGGGCGTGGCCGCGGCCGGGACGCAGTTCCCCTGGGTGTCCGGGCGGGACATGAAGGAACGGATGCTCAAGTACGGGCGGTCGGTGCACATCTTCTCCTTGGTCAGGGACCGAGGCTCGGGGACGGTGCACGGGGAGCGGCGGATCGCGTACCACATGGACCCCGCGGACAGGGAGAACCAGCGCGAGGGCCTGCGCCGCGCGCTGCGGGTCCTGGTCGCGGCGGGTGCCACGGAGATCGGCACGCACCGCAGCGACGGGCAGAGGATGAAGTGCAAGGGCGccacggaggaggaggtcgaggagTTCCTGGACGGCGTCACCGTGTTGCGCGGGCCGCAGTCCAAGAGCGAGAACTGGAGCCTGTGCTGCACGGCGCACCAGATGGGCAGCTGCCGTATGGCCGCCACGGCGCTGGACGGCGCAGTGGACGCGCGTGGCGAGAGCTGGGAGGCGGAGCGGCTGTACGTGTGCGACGCCAGCGTCCTGCCCAGCGCGGTGGGCGTCAACCCAATGATCACCATACAGGCTGTGGCCTACTGCCTCGCCAACGGCATTGCCGAGCAGCTCAAACGCGATCTGGCTTCTGGAAAGAACTAG